One Brassica napus cultivar Da-Ae chromosome A5, Da-Ae, whole genome shotgun sequence DNA window includes the following coding sequences:
- the LOC111215934 gene encoding protein PLANT CADMIUM RESISTANCE 4-like: protein MVRPGLDQPNQAHPQGDGNNKAHIQPNIPTGIPVDNQTQNRWNSDLFDCMNDSENAVITFIVPCVTFGQIAEIVDEGATTCAIGGVLYGAIFLTLFPSVYSSLFRAKIRNKYGLPDAPAPDWLTHLFCEPCALCQEYRELKHRGFDPKIGWAMNVQAQQQEMMAPPTGQRMMG, encoded by the exons ATGGTTCGACCAGGTCTTGACCAGCCGAATCAGGCTCATCCTCAGGGTGACGGAAACAACAAGGCACATATTCAGCCAAACATACCAACGGGTATACCGGTCGATAACCAAACACAAAACCGTTGGAATTCCGATCTATTCGACTGCATGAACGACAGTGAAAACG CTGTGATAACATTTATAGTTCCGTGCGTCACGTTTGGACAGATCGCTGAAATTGTTGACGAAGGCGCGACAA CTTGTGCGATTGGTGGGGTGTTGTATGGAGCGATATTTCTAACTTTGTTCCCGTCCGTGTACTCATCCCTATTCCGGGCCAAGATAAGAAACAAATACGGGTTACCGGATGCTCCAGCTCCAGATTGGCTCACTCACTTATTCTGTGAGCCTTGTGCTCTTTGTCAAGAGTATCGTGAGCTCAAACACCGTGGTTTTGACCCCAAAATTG GGTGGGCTATGAATGTGCAAGCACAACAGCAAGAGATGATGGCTCCTCCAACAGGTCAACGAATGATGGGTTGA
- the LOC106345261 gene encoding protein SLOW GREEN 1, chloroplastic, protein MVEWWLTQVNNNPCLIRKSLPPTSLDCEFASPLSSHSYNTLRTMFTSLSVPSSLPSSLSFSLVAVKTPPVAAHIVPRRDLVSLRIRASKNGSPDYLFHEKLKSFAKSAILIGAAVSMTGKLSTLPAKAESPVTTTEELKDENVSSEIEPTSPLTELLESTPEAVKTLRSLLQQKLENGEDEEALKLLERLVTAQPDETEWKFLMARLLGEMGRTENARQVFEEILQRNPLSFEALFENALLMDRSGEGDAVLQRLEDALAVAEAENMVKEIRDVRLIIAQIQFLQKNVDEALRSYEQLTREDPKDFRPYFCRGMIYSLLDKNVEAKEQFAKYRELSPKKFEVEGYLRTPLSKMKLFGSGEDN, encoded by the coding sequence ATGGTGGAGTGGTGGTTGACTCAAGTTAACAACAATCCTTGTCTCATCCGAAAATCGCTGCCGCCTACCTCGTTGGATTGTGAGTTCGCTTCTCCACTCTCCAGCCACTCATACAATACGCTGAGAACCATGTTCACGTCTCTCTCTGTTCCTTCCTCGCTTCCTTCTTCATTGTCTTTCTCTTTAGTCGCCGTTAAAACTCCTCCGGTCGCCGCGCATATTGTTCCCCGCCGTGATCTCGTCTCTCTGCGCATCAGGGCTAGCAAGAACGGTTCGCCGGATTACCTTTTTCACGAAAAGCTCAAATCTTTCGCCAAATCAGCGATTCTAATCGGAGCTGCTGTTTCCATGACCGGAAAGCTCTCAACTTTACCGGCGAAAGCGGAATCTCCGGTTACCACCACCGAGGAATTGAAAGACGAGAATGTCTCGTCTGAGATCGAGCCCACTTCGCCGTTAACGGAGCTTCTAGAATCCACCCCAGAAGCTGTCAAAACGCTGAGATCACTGCTTCAGCAGAAGCTAGAGaacggagaagacgaagaagctctCAAGCTCTTAGAGAGACTCGTAACCGCACAGCCTGACGAAACAGAGTGGAAGTTTTTAATGGCGAGGCTATTAGGTGAAATGGGTCGTACCGAAAACGCACGCCAAGTGTTCGAGGAAATTCTCCAACGAAACCCACTCTCGTTCGAGGCCTTGTTCGAGAACGCGTTGCTCATGGACAGGTCCGGGGAAGGAGACGCGGTGCTGCAGAGGCTGGAGGATGCGTTAGCTGTGGCTGAGGCCGAGAATATGGTGAAGGAGATTAGGGACGTGAGGCTGATCATTGCGCAGATACAGTTCTTGCAGAAGAATGTTGATGAGGCGTTGAGGAGCTACGAGCAGCTGACGAGAGAGGATCCTAAGGATTTTAGGCCGTATTTTTGTAGAGGTATGATTTATAGTTTGCTTGATAAGAACGTTGAAGCTAAGGAGCAGTTTGCGAAGTATAGAGAGCTGTCTCCGAAGAAGTTTGAAGTTGAAGGGTATTTGAGAACTCCATTGTCTAAAATGAAGCTCTTTGGTAGTGGTGAAGATAATTGA